From the genome of Etheostoma cragini isolate CJK2018 chromosome 23, CSU_Ecrag_1.0, whole genome shotgun sequence:
AAGGCTAGTACATGCTAACTTCTACTTAATTAGCTAGCCTCTTATAACCATAACATCCGCGTCAGCTCCATAATAGATGAAACAAGCTCCTTGCTGCTGTAATCTTAGTAACTCAAACATAGGTCAACCTTACACAGCCATTATGAGCACCCCAATAATAATCATACAGTATTACGGGAGTACACGTGTGCACAATAATATGTTGTAAGCAGGCTTTTGGGCTAATATAACTAAACGTCTCAGAACATACAAACTTCAATATAAACTTAACACAACCAAATAATATCTATACACATTTATGCAAGTCAACTAAAACACACATAGCAAATCTTTTACAAAACCACTGGTGATAGGAATATTTATGACCAATTTCTAGACTTCATGTTTTTTGCAAGttacacaaaacagacaaaatgccACATTGCAGAACTTAGCCTGTAAAGCCAAGTGCACACTATTGGCTCAGTTCAGCTAGAGGATAAGAAGATACATTATGTTCAACCCAGCATAGCTTTGCTATTTAGattctaaaaacattttccctCACGTCCAACCCTGAATTTTAAATTTACTATACTCTGTTGACAATTGTATAACAAATGTCCAACTTCACTGTCCTGAGTCTAAACGCatactatattttatatatgaatGTCAATTCTTGTCTGTTATGCAAGCATTTatatatgaatttatttaacCGGCATATAAATAATTTCaaatcaatgtttaaaaaaactgatatttcaACTGGCTGAACTGCATATTGTTTGTCCAGTGTGTACTTGCTGACTACGTTGCCATGCACAAATTATTAAAGACTATTCCTACTGAAATGTTTACATCgctaatgaaaatgaatatacCGTTAATAGATGCGTTTACATGCAGCCGTGCATACTGTTTAACGAAAcgtaaaatactttttttcactgTACACAGCCTCGCTCTTTTATTCCTTTAACCAACTATGGAATGTTGGCTTTTCTTTTGGCCACGCATCTCTACCCCAACCTTACAAACTGCGGTAAAACTTCCAATTGAGATGCATTTTCGGAAAGCACTGAATACTTAATGCTTctaaaaacctgaataatatTGGCATTGCTCATCTGTTATTCAGAAAATGCTACATTCGAAATAAAGCGTAACTCGGAATATCCTGACGAAATATGCTGTTTACGTGAACAGTATCAAATTCGGAATGAAAGTGGGATAttaatgtgcatgtaaacgtagtcacTGATATGAATATTTCCTGTTCAAGTTTGCATGACAATGTTTCTGTCTGCGCCAGGGTTGGGTGCAACACACAGTCAActgagcattaaaaaaaaaaagtttatgtCCTAGAAGGGTATTCTACAATTTGTGCCTCGTTTTCAGAGACTAGGTTTTGCTGACCACCCCTTGTAACAATAACTTGTTAGGTACATTGTTATGTACGGTGGACTTGGGCAAACTACAACCTTGTGACTCAGTGATGGTGATTTGAGCCCAGCCCCCTTGTGCACTATGTATGTGTAGTCTAGAAGTTGAATGATGAGGGGGGGAGTGTTCACTGTTGGGCTGCCTCGAAACCAAACTCCACCCTTCGTTCCACCTTTCAGCTTACGAGGATCAAGGATGGATGTaaggaaaaggggaaagagTTTCAATGCGCCACCACCTCCTTACCCTGCATGACCGGACAAGATTACAACCACCacctcttcctccatctctcctctccACCTATCCATCTCTCTTGTCTGTTCATCTTTGCTGCCTGAATAAGAGCAGTGGATGGAAGACCCTGACCTGTGTAAGGCTTTGTTATCCTAACATCTATACTCATGGTAACTAAAGacgaaagagaaaaaaaaaaaaaaaactttccaaacagttcttttatttttatggttttatttgACATGAAGATGACtgtgtgatgctttttttttttcttttttttttttttgcaaagaaacaATAAATTGTCCCTCACATCCACAACCAAAAGACAAACATTACATCCTTTTTTCCCCTGGCTCGTTGTACTGTGTacattcagtttagtttttatagGGTACATATTTGATGTGTTCTCCCCAcccttttctcattttcatttatttttgttagaaTGTTTGTAAATGTCTCTGCTTTGATTGAAAACTAGATGGTgttgtaataaaaatgtttactgaggttcTCAATGAATTTGGTGAATTCCTCTACATGTTTGGctcatttatattaaatgtgtattttggaatGCAAACTGTTTTTCATATTAAATTGGTCTATAATTAGATCATATAGTTTTAGCTGTATTAGCATGCGGCTCTATGGTTTGCCATATGTTTTGTGTTATTCAAATGGATTAAACATTTACGAGGTAAGACAAATTAGACAAATCTACTTTATTTGCAATGTGAATTTATGGGTGGATGGGAAGACACGTATACCTTGTCTACTTGTACATGCAGCTCTTTGAATAATTTGGTCAGCCCTGAACAAATCActgtaaaccaaaaaaaaaaaatactcttcaCAAagtagtgtctgtgtgtaatcACACTGAATGGCTAGTATACCAAGAACATACAAATTGTCTTTgaaatgtatgttaatgtgaAATCTAGTCATACTTGATTTAGTATTCCAATTGAGCTGCCATTGTAGTGAAAGTGTGGTTGGTGGCATTGTTCAGCCTTTAAATATCAATCCCATTTGGTGATTTATTtcaagtaaatgtttttttttttttttgcgccTGTTCCACACCTaacatgttttgaatgtttaattTTAGGACTACCATGTCACGAAATTAACACATTTAGTGCTACTGGCTCTATATGTGCAATTTACTAAATATGGAAATGCGCCATAACATTGTCATTATATGCAAGGAAATGGGTCTTCTCTTCCACCATGTTCATGTCTTGCACTTTTGTTGAAATAGACTGTGATTGTCACTTTGGGATACAGAGCTTTTGGTTTTTAGTATTTAAGCTTATCGGTTAGACAAAATATGCCGTTGCAGGtctgttttatactgtatggtcaatatttacaaaaaatatattgggCCTAGATGACCTATTTGACCTGCGGGTTTGACTTGCGGGGGGGTGGGAGGCTATTGCAGTTTGTTCCTTTTGCACTCCCTAACAAAGGAATATGGATAAAATGAGATTAATATTAACACTGAACAAGTCCTGTTTATATGGTCCACAATAACTCCGTTTACTGTAAgaatcagtgttttgtttttttggcttacTGGAAAATATTGGTTTCCTTGTCAagatgattttcttttgtttttcttttgttttgtttttttttgtccttctcGGTTCAAATTCATGGCCATCCCCTGAAATATTTCTTGTCTAAAAGTATTTGATTGTAAAGCTTGTGGACCCTACAGGAATCACACTGAACTTTGATGAAAAGATGTGAATCAGACTGTAACGTCATCCAAACTTTTTTAATACCCTAATGATGCTCTTGATTGTATTCTTATTCTAACAGTATACTTCAAAAAGAGTGTTCTATTCACTTATATTAATCAATTTGCTCCCATAACCTTGTAGAAGAGTAATGAAGCATTGTAAATTGGGTTTTTGTACAGAATTGTGGGACATTTTGCACTTAAGGGGGATAACTCGCTCCCCCTCTGGTGTACCTATAAGGACTTGATGCCTTACAAATTTGACACTTATGTACATTGACCTCTGTGATCTGAGCAAACTACTAATTCAGCGCCACTCAATGTCATCCTGAACAGATGTCTTATCAGCCAGAATAAGAACATGTTTGTGCAAGGTTTTCAGTAAGAATACTTAGGTGTCACTTTGCTTTGTGCTGACTTCTCTCCACAGCACTGAAGGTAAGTGTTTTCAGTTCTACGTCGCAAGAAGTAAAAACAGTCCAGTCCAGAGGAAGTCTGGCTGACTTCTGCATCTAGCCAGACCAAGACTCACAAGAAGCTGGaatctctttttttgggggttttcagTATTTGACTTGCACGGTGTAATGGTAGGATATATTTTCACTCATTACCTGATCTTTAGCTACTTTTCAATCGTCCGTAGCAGTTGTTTAGAAATTTAGCCATGTGATCCCAAGCTGAAACTCCACAAAGGGgtaaaatggacaaaatgtaaaactttatAGTGATAATTTACAGTTGAGAGTTGTCTGCCTGTAACTGTAATCAGCATAGCCATGCACTTCTCAGGGCAcgtgacattgaaaaaaagttgagtATCCATTATTGTTACTTTTGGTTTTTAGACTATTGGGGTAATATCTAGATAATTTCTAGATTCTTGTTTCATTTCTTGTTCTTATCACATATTTCCTGTCAGGGAAAGGCACTTgatagctaaaagtaatgaaatgGTTATTggtcccaaaaaataaaacctttctAAATTCAGTTTGGTTTTGTGGCgttcatttgtatattttgcaCCTGATTAGTTTTCAGAGTGGGCATCAGGTAAGGAGATTTTTGATTACAAGCCAATTATAGTATGCCTCGCGTAGAAAACTCTTTCAAAATCCTTTCtattaaataattttaagaATTTATACAGGTGACTATAAAATCTAAAAGATGCTgagatttaacattttgtaggcaaaatgtattgcaaaatcatattaaataggagtttgttttaaaatatgtgcACACAGCTGAgtaaaaatgcttaaaaactTCTCTAATTAAAGGCCCTTATCCAGAATGTCTTTAAATAGTTGTAAACCGACTGAATGCATTGTAATAGTACTTTCCTGCTGTATTAGTGATTAACTATGGACACATTCTCTAGTAGGCAACATTAACTAATTGTCGCATATAGTGACGTGCATGTTACACTTGtgttataaaatgtttattttgtgcaaTTTCGGCCCATGAGTGTACctccaaaaactaaataaagctTGATATGTTGGAAGTTAACCAAGGCAAACCAACTGACCGTCCTAACAAGTAGTTTCATGCGCCCATAAGATTTACGTTAAAGCAGAGTTGTAGAGAAAGGTTTTCTCTAGCAAAGGGTTCCTTATCCCGCCATTTTATGCAGATACATTAATTTGATCAAATTGcttaacaatgttaaaaattaaagtgaTGGATGAGAGCAAACTAGGGTTTATATATGTAATTACATGCAACATCAACTGACGTCCATCTGCCGGAACCTTAATGTGTCCATGTCGCATTCTTACCGTACAATTTAACACGTTACACTTGTCACTTCCGGCGCTTGTTAGGCTAGTTTGAAATGATAACGCTTGTCGTGCAAAGCATAATTGTAATGCTTTAATGGCAGGTTTATTAAATGTTGATACACGCTGTGGAAAAAGACGAGTCCTATAGAGTGTACCGTTGGATCAACTTCACTCTTTCTAACGTACTATGTTCAAAAAAATGACTGAATTTGGTCCAGATTCCGGGGGGCGAGTAAAGGTAACGTTAACGCTAAAGCAGTCTGGGAACAGATGAACTCGTACTGCAGTTTCATCATTACAAAGACATGTTAAGATCATAAGGCAGAATGAATGTATCGTTTACCACGGTCATATGTTGTagttgtgtatatgtgttttggAGTATTTTAACAGGAACACATCCATAAGGTTAAATGtcttccctttgtttttttgcagggaATAACCATCGTGAAGCCCATCGTGTTTGGGAACGTTGCCCGTTACTttgggaaaaagagagaggaggatggaCACACACATCAGTGGTCTGTCTATGTGAAGCCTTACAGAAATGAGGTTAGACGTCCAGGTCATTTACAGGCTTTTGCAATACTCCCATTTATGTTGACTAATTACTTAGTTGGAAAGATACTGGCCAACCACTTCTACTGTCcaggtttttactttttaaatgtttaaatttataCACAGCATTGTTCTTCCAGGATATGTCTGCCTATGTGAAAAAGATCCAGTTTAAGCTACACGAGAGCTATGGTAACCCACTGAGAGGTGAGTAGTcatttacataataatacaataactgCCTTTTGAATGTATCTGTTTTTCTTGTCAGAGGGGATGCATTGTTTACTCTGGATTCTActtaattatattaattattaaatgtgagaaatgcaacaaaactaagaagaaaatatgaatGGAAGTCAAGTACACCAGCGTATAGTGGCTcactgtgtttctctgtcttccAGTGGTGACTAAGCCTCCATATGAGATTACAGAGACGGGCTGGGGGGAGTTTGAAATCATCATCAAGATCTTCTTCATTGACCCCAATGAGAGACCTGTGAGAGCCTAACTATTTAATAGGCAGTGTGATGCAGGACTTTTAAACTTTATCTCCTTGTATGTATGCTTATATTGACTTGTACCTGTGTCTGCTTGGTCTCAGGTGACTTTGTACCATCTGTTGAAGCTGTTCCAGTCAGACTCCAGTGCCATGCCTAAAAAGACCGTTGTCTCTGAGTTCTATGATGAAATGGTATGTCTGCTTTCTTGCTGCAGCTCATGGCAAGCGTTACTGCACTGCATCAATTTCTATGTTCCTTTACTGTGACAATGGAAGGCCTATTAATTACTTTATACTAATATTTAATCTCTCCACCATAAATAAATGGTGAATACATAAAGCACATATCACTTTCAAAGTTTCCACACATCTACAACTTTATTAAATTTAGAATTGTATGAGAATGGGATAGCGGCACCTgacattgtcatttttatttcagatctTCCAGGATCCTACAGCCATGATGCAGCAGCTACTAACCACGTCGAGACAACTCACCCTTGGAGCATACAAGCATGAGACAGAATGTatgtgtagacacacacacacacacaatgaacacACGCAAAGAAATACAAGACACATGTTTAAATACAGACTAGTATATACTTATTTTGACCTATGTGCCATTCATAAGGGAAAAATCTAGTTTGTGCTTCTGGACACTAGAGCAACATTCATAGTTTGTGTCGCTGTCAACATGCTTGTGTCTGCAGTCGGTGAGCTGGAGCAGAGGACCAAGGAGAAAATGGAAGCAGCCAAGAAGAGAACCAGCCAGGAAATCACAGAGCTGAAAGATAAACTAAAAGCCAGCAGAGAAAACATCAACCACCTGAAGGCAGAAATCAGGAAACTGGAGGAGGACGGAGACCACAAGGACCACTGAGAAATAGGCAAACACAGACATAAGTGGGTTAAAGAActaaaaaacagacatttttctgacatattttgattacactttttttgttttatgtgtgtgtgtctgtttttcaggAACTCTTAACATCCCATAGCTCAGAGAAGACATTAAAGGATTTccccaaaatgtatttctacTGCAGCACTGAAAAGAATGTCAGTCGGATTGCTTGTGGCTGAAACAAGGATTTTGTGGTTGCTTCTTTTTATACTACTCATTGTTATCTTTTCTACCCAAATATTGCAGGATCAGCTGGTTGTAAGGTAGAATCGCaacatgtaatgttattttacatgtttctgTAATATTAATCTTGTCCAAATCCTCTTGATGTAATTAAGCCCTGTGAAGTGATCCTAATCACCCGAAATCATTAAGCATCCCCATAGTATTGACACCTACCACATTTgtgtaaatcattttgaatgtgaatagctcatttgttttagtttttagtttttatatatatatatatatatatatatatataaagtaaatgtgtttacaggattgcttgtgtatgttttttcctgttgtcACCATTTGGGTgaagtattttgaaaaactgttaaaaagagAACATGACACCAAAACTGAGCACCTGCTTAACCCCTAACAGTTTGTTTATAGTTTATAGGACTGGGCGAGGGGTAGAAGATGCTACCACCACTCTGtttaaaccttgtttttttaaaacaccttGAAGGCAGAATTACACAAGCCAGGTTGCTATTTGTGGATTTCTCGTCAGCTTTTAATACAATCCAACcccacattttaatttaaagctcATTGAGAACTATGGTTAAGATTTTAATGTTATGGCCGGGatctttgattattttattttttttaactaacacAACTCTGAGAGTGAGTGGATGCATGTCAGGATAAATAAGTTCAATTAAATGCGTCCTTTCTTCGCCATGGTCCTGTTGATGAGTTTGTACAGTGGTGTGACAGCTAAACTCAATGTAACAACAACTAAGGGTATCCGTATTGATTTTAGCCACAAGCCATAAACACTTGAGAGTAGTATCATTAAGGGACAGGTAGACTTTGTAGATACCTACAAGTACCTGGGGAATTCTATTGATGACAAGCTGTGTAAGGTTTGTTCTGCCTTTGGAAGTTATCTTAGTATCATGTTGATAAGACCCTCATGATTCCACTTAGGATGTTAAATCcgtttaaaccttttttttcaatctgttgGTGCAGGAACCTTAGCATAAAGGTCAAAAACACACTGTCCATGACCGGGTACAGCAGAGTAGCCTACACTATTTGATCTGTACAACAAACAAGTAGGGAGGAAGGCTGCAGCCATCCTGTCTGACAACGCCCGCCCTCTTTACTCTGAATTTCAAATGATGCCTTCTGGCTCTAGGTTCAGATTCCCCGTTATTAAGGTATCAGGTACAAGCTCCTTCATCCCCACAGTCATCTCACTTGAAGAGGTAGGCTAGTAACGCTCAACACACTAAGTTGTAGTTTAGTTAGCGATATGATGAGGTCTGTGCCGATGATGTGGACATTTTGTGTTATGGTGAAGAGATACTGATCATGTATTCATCATGCCTGGTCACTTTGCACTTTATTGTGGGTATTTGTATCTTTTCGTCCTTCTTCCGCTTTTTTTTGTAGATGGTGTTGATGCTGTGGAAGTGCGTGGGTAACTAGCTGGGTGttaaataaatggtttaaaGTGAAAAGGGTTCCGGGGTGCCTAACCTGTGAGCTGTTGCAGTGACAGTGcatgattttagtttttgtttgatGCAACAATAACGTTTGTACccactgaaataaaaaggtGATGTTTTCTGCCCTAATTCAAGTAATTCCTTACAGGAGTAGCCTAATAATTGCTGTTTAAAGATTGGTATCGCCAGTTGGTACGTTGCAATAGTTGGTGCAATGTAATTCaatgttttcattcaaaaaCTATTAAAGCATTAGCTTAACATACACTTTCGCTACGATATGTGAATTTTCAAATTTCCGAGAGTCCGTGAAAGCATCTAGCAGGAAGTTCAAACAACTTTTGCTGTCCGGACATGGTTCTCGAGTTGTAGCTACACAAATGCAACTTTGTGTCCTCTGACTGTTCTTTAAAACTTCCAAGCAAATAtggtaaaatacaaaaagctaGAATGGAACCAGTGTTGTGTAGGCCTGTACATCTGTTGCTGGCGTGTAGATGTAAGTTTAGTAAATACACGGAGCGGCTAAATGCAGTTTGTGTGCTCAGGTTCAATTGGCTCCAGGTGTCCTTCAGTAGGAGAAGGACTTCAAGGTAAGTCTAGTTAACGCTACACTTTGacgttaaatataaataatacaaagaTGTATAGATATGGAGTCCTCGTGGGAGCATATTGCTCGGCAGATATGTGCTTAGGGTTTGAGtcgttatttcacactttttctaTCTTCAATCACTCAAATGTAACTCTGTTATCCTATTCAGAATAAATGTGTGCCAGCGATGGTTTTTTTTTCTAGTCAGTGCTGAGACATGCAAACATAAAAGTACTTTTGCTGTGAATGAGAGTGGGTAACATGATGGATTATTAGTTCACTAATAACATTTATGTCAGGGTATTTAATAGGATGATTATTTTTTCCAGGTAGAGGATTGGTGGTCAAATGTATTCTATGTATATTATTCAGCGCATTTTATTTCAAGTGTTACCATTATATTCTAGTtctaaattttaaatgttaaatatagtCAGCATAAGCTACATATTGGTTTTTCGGATGTGCAAATAGCCTCGTTATACTAGATCGGTcttaaaacttaaattaataaataaacaaaaattaacATCTGATAATGAACTAAGTCATTAAAGATGttaaaacatatgaaaaaacTATTTGCCTTAATAAGGAGACAATAAAATCAATGAGCAGTGATGTAATAAGTTACATGAATAAATCTCTTTGCCTTAATTAAtaaggagacaaaaaaagtaatgaagtaaattaaattattggGGATTTTCTTATTATTAAGCATAACAACaagtattaatataataataagaagaagaagaaaaagaaagatatacattttagaaatattttttaagtaattattttagtgtaaaaaatgtgattccCCGTTTCTGTTATAGTGCGCGCTTAGTTAGTAGACAGCCCGCGAGAGCTTTTTGGGCAGTCACGTGATCAGTGGGTTTATCACCGACGTCAGAGAAACTGAGCTGGTAATGATCCTCAACGTGCTGCCTCCTGCCTTTTAAACTCCACGTCTTACCTTTTCTAAAAGACATATTTCCAACAACGGAATTTAATATTCCACTCGCTAGTGTGTAAAAGATACGTCATAGTAATATAAACTGAAACGCTATTGGAAATGCAGAGGGAACCGTATAGCTCTTAATAATGTTACCCAGCTCGCATTATGTCTAACAGTTGTGGCTAACCTAAATGCAGCAAACATGTCTCCTCGATAAGAAAACAACTGGTGGTATTCTGTTTCGTAAAAGATTTCAGGTAAGTCGGCTGAAAATAGGCATGTTTCGTAGCACGTAACTAGTAGCTATGTGTTACTCGACAGTGAGTGCATGGTCATGGTGTTTTCTATAGTTTTCCCCAAGGGACCCATTTTGCTGGGCTAGCTACGTTTCTGTTAAAATGCCTTATAGCTTCGTATTACTAGCTACATTTCCTATTAGTTAATAATGTAgccagtgttgttgttgctgccttCCCTCTCTGTGTCAATGTGTCGGAAAATATTTGCTGTGAAGGCTATTTATCAAATGGTTTGGCAGTTAGCATCCTAGAAACTATCATGTTAAGACTTGTGTGTGACGCTGTCATGAATATATAGCAGTAATAGCATTAATTTGGGACACTTGCTTTCATGAGGGAAACTCGGGCTAGGTAAATGGTATAATCTGCAATTGACTTTCCTTCACAAATATTGTCAAGCTCTTGTCTGATAACTTTTTATAGAAAGattgaaataaacttgactacagaaaagcaaagaaacTCTCACTTCGATCTAAATGTTGCTCATATGACCACATCAGGCACGCTGGATGGCTACAtagatctttgttttttttgtcacccACAGAGCTCTATTGTGTCCCAGAGTATGTTTGAGCAGTTAAAGTCCATTCATGATGCTGAGTGCATCATCAGCAAGCCATAGTTGAATGTATCGAGTTCTGCAAAGAGGACTAGTGCGTTGTGGGGCTTCTGTTGCAGTGCTGCATTGGTGTGTATACCTGGCATACTGGTAGTCATAAATGTCTCTTAGCACAATAGCACATCTTTTAGAATATCCTTTCATGCATATCATGCCATGAAGGAGCCACATTTTACAAATCTCTTCAATCAATATGGGATAGCAAAGAAGGCCACCCTCAAGTGCATTCTCCCTAAGTGCATGTAGGAATCATCAGGAGTGGATAGTAGCTAGTAAGGGTGTGTGCTGCTCTTTGATTGTTGTGTAGATAATAGCAGGATGAGGAAGGCCTGTGATTAGGCTTTTGTGCTTTAGGGTGTGTAGGTGGCAACATAATTTGATGTGCCTAGTaaatgaaggttttttttttttccctatcCCTGAACTAAAATTTCAAATTAACTCTCATATTTTGCAACTTGCCCTACATAGGGGATTATTTCTTATAGTCACACAGACAGTCCAGGAATCTTTTACATTACCTTGGGTCTGCTCAGCTGAAAGCAGACCTGTAGCTCAGTGTAGGGCTCAACTTAAAGTGTAATATTGCACCACTGTGTTTGAGGTGGAAATTGCCTAAGAAGGAATTAGTGAGAGCAGTTTCAGCTATTGCACTGGGCCTGTAATAGGCCTGTAAACAAGAACAAAATGTAAAGCTAAGTAAGATTCTAGTCTGGCCTTATCACTTGGTATTAATAGTTAATGTGGCTTTTTTAACATGGATTGCcttaattatttttgtattgtgtatGCATCAGTTACTTTTCAATCAgcatttcacaaaataaagtgCTCTTTGTGTATTATCTGTCGCCCTCACCATGTAACTTGAATTTGGTGCCCTGTGTTAGCGCTATTTCACCCCTGATAGCGGTGTCATTTGAATATAGTAAAGCTGATGATCATCTTTCTGTCTCATATGCAAACTACTATGGTTCAACTGTCAGGTACTTAATGTGCTTGTTGCAGTTTGAATGTGTAAGGCTGTCCACATTCTCAGCAGCTTCTGATGCACCTTTAAGCAAGGCATATGACCCCTGGATGCTTCAGAAAAGCAGTTTGAGCTGTGGTTCTACTAACTGTGAGCACTTGCTATCTGCGttgtttaaagtttttgtttgtgtgtgctagGTGTAGTGGTGAGCCCATGGAGAAACCATCATCTTCAGTCAGAGCAGCActggaggagagaaaaggcCTGGTGGGGGTAAGCAGCCTACTTCTCACAAATAGATGGTAACAAGATACGATATATGGTAAATTCTAACTTGAAATATAAAGGCAATTAccagtttaacattttacagtaaaatgccTGTTTCTGAACTCATTAAGGAGACACCTGTTTTGTCTGGGGATATGTCACTCTGCTCTTGTTGGTTGTCCAAATGTGGCTACAAATTTgtgatacattgtttttttgttgattttgtcacagcagacattttgacttgtcatagcaggaaaagcacaggtgcaaCAAATAACATTACCGATCGCTCAATTCTATcgaagtgtcccagtaagccattCCAGTAACCCAGCATGCAAACTAGCAGGTACTGCAAATCTCAATGGAAATGCAGCTGTAATCAGTATTATCAATTACACCTGTAGTTTTCTTAATgtcagcagacattttgacatgtcttTTAGTTTGCTATTACCTAATTCctttctactgtaaaaaaaaaaaatctattcataGTCACTGTTATTTAATAAGTTACTTGACTCATGCTCTACCTGTTTAAAGGTAACTCCgcaaagtctgtttacaggtaTTGGGAG
Proteins encoded in this window:
- the yeats4 gene encoding YEATS domain-containing protein 4, with product MFKKMTEFGPDSGGRVKGITIVKPIVFGNVARYFGKKREEDGHTHQWSVYVKPYRNEDMSAYVKKIQFKLHESYGNPLRVVTKPPYEITETGWGEFEIIIKIFFIDPNERPVTLYHLLKLFQSDSSAMPKKTVVSEFYDEMIFQDPTAMMQQLLTTSRQLTLGAYKHETEFGELEQRTKEKMEAAKKRTSQEITELKDKLKASRENINHLKAEIRKLEEDGDHKDH